The Halomicronema hongdechloris C2206 genome includes a window with the following:
- the coaD gene encoding pantetheine-phosphate adenylyltransferase, giving the protein MIAIYPGSFDPITLGHLDIIQRGSRLFDRVVVVVSSNPHKVPLFSTEQRLQQIRQSVSPLPNVEVDQYEGLTVTYAKARQAQVLLRGLRVLSDFEKELQMAHTNKTLADDLETVFLATSTEYGFLSSSLVKEIARFGGPVDHLVPQHVALDIYQCYAKTPLLSVPNATASQKPPPSPLPPPKGAD; this is encoded by the coding sequence GTGATCGCCATTTATCCCGGTAGCTTTGATCCGATTACTCTGGGCCACTTAGATATCATTCAGCGGGGTAGCCGTCTGTTTGATCGGGTCGTTGTTGTGGTCTCCAGCAACCCCCACAAGGTGCCGTTGTTCTCTACGGAACAGCGGTTGCAACAGATTCGCCAATCGGTGAGTCCCCTTCCCAATGTTGAGGTAGACCAGTATGAGGGATTGACAGTTACCTACGCTAAAGCCCGTCAGGCTCAGGTGCTGTTACGGGGACTGCGAGTGCTGTCAGACTTTGAAAAAGAGTTGCAGATGGCCCACACCAATAAGACTTTGGCAGATGATCTGGAAACGGTGTTTCTAGCTACATCTACCGAGTATGGCTTCCTCAGTAGCAGTTTGGTCAAAGAGATTGCCCGGTTTGGCGGGCCTGTTGACCACCTTGTCCCCCAGCACGTTGCACTCGATATCTACCAATGCTACGCCAAGACTCCACTCCTATCGGTCCCCAACGCAACGGCGTCTCAGAAGCCGCCGCCGTCACCTCTTCCTCCCCCGAAGGGAGCCGATTAG
- a CDS encoding ATP synthase subunit B family protein gives MLRQDSTPIGPQRNGVSEAAAVTSSSPEGSRLDIQAALNKLEEMILASPRLPLSRRTLVDEDLLLDQLDFIRINLPTALQEATQVIQEREAILSEAERYADNMVTAAEQRAAQMLDETGIVQQAEQTAQQLKTQVQQECDALRSQTLAEIDQMRLQAQREWEAMRQQALAEQQTIQQDADTYAEQVLDQIENQLAEMLRVIHNGRQQLQSAAPEASSPAPSNRQRPPSGRPANLRSPSPPGAERPRR, from the coding sequence ATGCTACGCCAAGACTCCACTCCTATCGGTCCCCAACGCAACGGCGTCTCAGAAGCCGCCGCCGTCACCTCTTCCTCCCCCGAAGGGAGCCGATTAGACATTCAGGCTGCCTTGAATAAGCTGGAAGAGATGATCCTGGCGAGTCCGCGGCTACCGTTGAGTCGTCGCACCCTGGTTGATGAAGATTTGCTGCTGGATCAACTCGACTTCATTCGTATTAATTTGCCCACGGCCCTGCAAGAAGCGACGCAGGTTATCCAAGAGCGCGAGGCAATTCTGAGCGAGGCTGAGCGCTACGCAGATAATATGGTCACTGCGGCTGAACAACGGGCCGCGCAAATGCTGGATGAAACGGGTATTGTGCAGCAGGCTGAACAGACGGCCCAACAGCTCAAGACCCAGGTGCAACAAGAGTGTGACGCGTTGCGATCGCAAACCTTAGCCGAGATCGATCAAATGCGGCTGCAGGCCCAGCGGGAATGGGAAGCGATGCGGCAGCAAGCCCTAGCCGAGCAACAAACCATCCAACAAGACGCCGATACCTACGCCGAACAGGTATTGGATCAAATCGAGAACCAGCTGGCGGAAATGCTGCGGGTCATCCACAACGGTCGCCAGCAGCTACAGTCCGCTGCACCTGAGGCCTCATCACCTGCCCCCAGTAACCGGCAGCGCCCCCCCAGTGGACGCCCCGCCAACCTGCGCTCCCCTTCTCCCCCCGGTGCCGAGCGCCCCCGTCGATAA
- the ruvA gene encoding Holliday junction branch migration protein RuvA: MISYLKGILTDVNSLGGHRVLITLDVNHVGYDLQVTARLRPDLPPIGELVQVFSHLQLREDQMILFGFPSRAERDLFRRLVSVSGIGPQMAMALLDTLGFQELIQAVVSGNTRLLSRTPGVGKKTAERIVLDLKETLAEWRHQSGLELPPGGGPIATVAEEVEITLLALGYSSGEIVTALQAVGQQTTLAKTEDPDAWVREAIAWLSR; the protein is encoded by the coding sequence ATGATCAGCTATCTCAAAGGCATCCTCACCGACGTCAATTCCCTGGGAGGTCATCGCGTCCTCATTACCCTAGATGTCAACCACGTCGGCTACGACCTGCAGGTAACCGCCCGCTTACGGCCCGACTTACCCCCCATCGGTGAGCTAGTGCAGGTATTCAGTCACCTGCAGCTGCGGGAAGACCAGATGATCCTGTTCGGGTTTCCCTCGCGGGCTGAGCGGGACCTGTTCCGCCGCCTCGTCAGCGTCAGCGGCATTGGCCCCCAGATGGCCATGGCCTTACTAGATACCCTGGGGTTTCAAGAGCTGATTCAAGCGGTGGTCTCTGGCAATACTCGACTGCTGAGTCGAACCCCCGGCGTGGGAAAAAAGACCGCTGAACGCATTGTTTTAGACCTCAAGGAAACGTTAGCCGAATGGCGCCACCAGTCCGGCTTAGAACTTCCTCCTGGTGGAGGACCGATAGCCACCGTCGCCGAGGAAGTCGAAATTACCCTGCTGGCCTTAGGCTATAGCAGCGGGGAAATCGTCACTGCCCTGCAGGCTGTGGGACAACAGACCACGCTGGCTAAGACCGAGGATCCCGATGCCTGGGTCAGGGAAGCCATTGCCTGGTTGAGTCGTTAA
- the rpsO gene encoding 30S ribosomal protein S15, with translation MVLQQVRKQELISTYQVHETDTGSADVQVAILTERINSLSTHLQKNKKDYSSRRGLMKMIGRRKRLLSFIFREDPDRYRALIKKLGIRG, from the coding sequence ATGGTGCTGCAGCAAGTACGCAAGCAGGAACTTATCTCGACCTACCAGGTACATGAGACGGACACCGGCTCGGCTGATGTCCAGGTGGCAATTCTCACCGAGCGCATTAACAGTCTCAGTACTCACTTGCAGAAAAATAAAAAAGACTACTCATCTCGCCGCGGCTTGATGAAAATGATCGGTCGTCGCAAGCGACTACTCTCCTTCATTTTTCGAGAAGATCCAGACCGCTATCGGGCCCTGATCAAAAAGCTAGGGATTCGCGGTTAG
- a CDS encoding PAM68 family protein, with protein sequence MASESQRDPLPFEPKRQHKKAASETGAGRKESSKSAAKAEASSDPQASRQATRIPEVISRRMLRRMLIFSGVPTGLGVVVFFSCYFLITHDIVELPNVVVLLATMGCFGIGVLGLSYGALSSSWEEDRLGGWLGVAEFGTNFNRLAAAWRTNRESSSQDS encoded by the coding sequence ATGGCTTCTGAGTCCCAACGCGATCCATTACCCTTTGAACCGAAGCGCCAGCATAAAAAGGCCGCCTCCGAGACTGGGGCTGGCCGAAAAGAATCGTCTAAATCGGCAGCTAAGGCAGAGGCTTCATCTGACCCACAAGCATCTCGGCAGGCGACAAGGATTCCGGAAGTGATTAGTCGCCGCATGCTTCGGCGTATGCTGATCTTTTCTGGGGTTCCCACTGGCTTGGGAGTTGTGGTCTTTTTCTCCTGCTACTTTCTGATCACCCACGATATCGTGGAGCTTCCCAATGTGGTGGTGCTCTTGGCGACCATGGGGTGTTTTGGCATAGGAGTGTTGGGGTTAAGCTACGGAGCCCTGTCCTCCTCTTGGGAGGAAGATCGTCTGGGAGGCTGGCTAGGCGTAGCTGAATTTGGCACTAACTTCAACCGCCTCGCCGCAGCCTGGCGAACCAATCGCGAGTCTTCGTCTCAAGACTCCTGA